catattttttattttaaataatattataatgatgattttaaagcgttattacttaattagtcttgaagtataacaaaaaaatattttaataaatcaaaattaaatatttttcttggaaTATATCactaatgataaataaaattaatttactaaatataacctatccagttaatattttttttttaaaaaaatagcaatccaaaaactatattataatttttatattttttatttcacaaacgCACAtacacaatctatacaattaagCACAAGAAgcataatttataagataaaagTTACAGAACATGGATTTCTTGAATAAGAAGCCACCTGTTAGTGGCACTTGGcttggtgtatattatattataaaaacatcatGATCTCTTTCTTAGTCCGTGGAATTATGatacttttttcaatataatatagatttcaaAAACtgctttgtttttttaaaatgcaatagtTTCTGAGTGCCAAGATGAACTGGACAGGTTATAACAACGGGGTTTTCATACTTTCAGCGGTTTCTTAtttcattgtttcaaaaattattctcccaaaaaatgaatatccatttattataattactaatatctACAATCAATGTATagctcaataatattataagagttcaaattataatattaactaatatagttctcaaatttaattgaaaaaaaaaaattccataagACAGtattaacctataatataaatataaaattgtatcaatctaaaaaaaatatttttaatgatttcaggcttatttatttagttttaatgttgataaattgtttaaaagatCTTGAATTTCAGTGCTAACCCTTTCACCTGTATCTGATATTTGTAATCTAGTTTGAAAGGCATTCAACAGTTCTGCTTCATCTGAGctgttttttttgtcaaaatacgCTAGCAGCATTTCAATTACCTGTAATACTGTCTGTTTGACTGATGTGCAAACATTACTTTTGCAATGAGTTAATAGACGTAACTTTGATTGGGCCAAGTGTAGAGGACTTCGGCCTTGGGCATCACAGCTACTTACATCTGTTCCTGAAAACgcaaaatatgaagaaaaagaATTAGATCATCCTCCAGGGTACTTAAATATACATCTTGGTAAATTCACATTTGACCATTTGCCAACCGTTGGTTTTAGGGATAGTGAATAGACTCAAGTAAAATTCAACTTACAGTGAATCTTATACAGAGTCGTTGTTGTCTATGCAAGGGCCCTTAGGATCacaagtaaaataaatcaattccAATGGGGCCCTGGGCTAATGCCCTTAGAGTAAAGATAGCTATACTGAATTGTTAAGccataagtattaaaattaaacatttaatgaattttgatactgaaaacttatttgaatatggtattaggtatattttagatCCTACAAActttttccatttatttatctataaaagcATACCAAGTTGTTGAAtacttgaaatgtataaaacatttttaaagtcaaATTTTCATAATCTGATGTCCAAATTGATTGTAGGACCTAAACAAACAACAATCAACAACTTGATTTCAAAATCCATATTGTGTAATTATATCAGTATGTTGGAATCAAAATAGGTCTTTTTAGCAGGTAAAGCAGACTGGTTGGAATCCCTTCAagtgttttttcaaaaaatgtcctACCACCGGATGGCAAAAGTCTTTTATTCTTCATTGTGACAATTGACCAAACACCCATTTTTTTACCTCCTTTTAAGAGTAGTGTTACTACATCCATGTGATGTGTACAAGCAGCCAAATGCAATGGATTGTTTCCCAAAGCATCTTTTATATTTGGGTTGGCACCATACTTCAATAACAATCTAAATATCGAGTATTCAGtatgaattttaaacaaacaatatttaatttttagtaatgatactactaaaatacataaatttaccCCACAGCCTCTGCATATCCTTTGCTTGCGGCCAAATGTAAGGGTGTACGTTTTCTACTGTCCCAACAATTTGGATTAACACCGTTCTTGAGAAATTGCTCCAGTAGTTCAGTGTTATTCATGTTTGCAGCTCGACATAGTTTGTGACTATCTGCAACCATTTAAAAgcccaaaaagtgtaaattatttgtacttaACACCAACACTGTACTGTACACTACCTCTAGACTGAAAAGCATTTGACCTCACGTAACCACGACACGAGTGGACACGGCACGGGCCAATATTGTTTCTAGTCTGAGTAGAACCATCTTTCTTCTCCATTTTCATCAACATTTCCGTGTACTCCTGAATGGGAGTCAGACACTGGTTgagaaacaaaaaacaaaccaAGAATTACTAATCATTAACGTATTAATGACAATGAGAGAGGATAGGGGCAATACTCACAGATTGGAATCTATCCAGCGTGCCCGGAAATGTGGGGTTGGCTAACTCGAACAGGCACTTAAACGTACGGCCAGGAATCTCGTTAAGCATGGGCCGCGCAAACACTATCGGAGGTTCGGATAAAGAGTTGAGGCAGAGGGATAATGGAAAATCTTGGTTCTTCATCCTCCGCACCGGAACTAGGGACATCTCAGCAGACGATACAAGCCTTTTGTTGAACTTTGGCTGGGCACAATCGTCGTTGTCCGTGCTACTCTCCACGCCGGAATCGTTGGACGTCATGTCTTCGAGTTCACGATCACTTGTCCCAGCACGCATCCCGAACAGTCAAAGACATATTTCTGGACATGGATTTGAcagttgttattttaaaaatgtttacactatttaacacaataattgaaattattgaatcGTATACAGATCTACAACAGTACAATTGCGAAATgcgaatatttaaacaaaatgcgTACGCCTCTGTGGCACTGAGCCTGAGCGTCTGACAAGACAAATGACAACTGCACTGTAAactgtaaattgttatttgttattaggtacttactactcattatatttgttttcatcACGTTATCAGTCTCAcagtttatactatttattattatcatccgtCGACGTTCTGTTTTTGTAAATACGACGTGACCTCAAGCACgactacaaagtacaaactataAACAGCCTCAAGGATCACCGTTTCACACAGCTGATTGTATAATCTTTTCCTAGTTCCTATCacgattaagaggacgtcgcacccgcatgtgttgtctccgtcttacaaacgtacgacataccaaattttcgtcCGCTagttcaatagggtgctgtcatttttgattttagagtgaattgacctattatcaNNNNNNNNNNNNNNNNNNNNNNNNNNNNNNNNNNNNNNNNNNNNNNNNNNaagtaatgtaaaatattagcgttatgagttatgagcattttcaaacattaatattttacatactgataactcaacttaaaaattaaaatatcgtaaaaaaccaacgagagggcacagataatgttgttacctaaaagtttgataataggtcaattcactctaaaatcaaaaatgatagCACTCTATttaaactagcgaacgaaaatttgctatgtcgtacgtttgtaagacggagacaacacaatatgcgggtacgacgtcctcttaaagatATATAATGTGCTGGGTTGCAtaaccaatttattaaatttaatggttgtttactaataatttaatggaccaatcacGGGCCTCTAAATcttgtttaagggaccattacATGAGCACAactggggggggggcttagcccccaaAATTTGTAATAGCCctcgaaaaataaattattcatttgtttcctaaaatattaataaatctttgaaaaattaaactgtatttcttaCTTTTTCTTACtgtattatctaatttttatttaaattttacaattattttacattgcccatgataaatatggtaaatatcattaGCTGTATACCTGTATTTGTTTGAAAGAAACGATTTATGTCGGTatattggtaagattattataaataattttaataaatatgtactgAACtaaagtatagactatagagacaATGAATTGCGGAATAAAAATccccgaaaaaaaatccccgaccCTAGGAAAAATAACCCCCAGACTACAATGTTATTGACAACTAGGTTCATGAAATTgattgatcaattattttttaaaggctaattagtgtaataatttatcatattattattaatatttaattacagctatattatacttactagtagtatagtatacctactttcactaaaaaaattaaaatataataaaaaatgttcaaaaattaacaataatattattttgttttatatcacgaTTTTAAACaacgtattattatgtttttaaaagactaggtacctacctatcacctacattcattgattatttatttgatgattaCCTATTTGGATTCTTTAACATTttgatcattcgaaatatttttattttttattttataatcttttaaatattgcacCTATAAATTAAACTTCTAAAATCgacttctaataataataattattttagattctgagtggaacgatgaatgtattgattttacaatgatgtgttttttttttttttttattaattttttttttttgtgtctgtgtacacgataagtagtcgaaataatgcttcgattttcaacttttgctcgtattggggggggggggagtgcgCAGGGGGAcagagctcctctactattttaattttttttttgcttacccaactattttttttttacttgaacggggggacggaccaaactaatgcccaaaataatttttattaaaatttggagtggatttaaagtgttttgtcaacgataaacctgatgaatacctagtaattttacattttttaatataaaaatatttttcatcatatctattgttttgactagtaatgtttaacctttttgactcgtgaTCCACTGTAAGCGCGGTAaactagaataataataattaattaaataacaactaTTTATTAGACGTCTCCCTTAAATATCTggcgaaaatcaaaaaatcaa
This is a stretch of genomic DNA from Acyrthosiphon pisum isolate AL4f chromosome A3, pea_aphid_22Mar2018_4r6ur, whole genome shotgun sequence. It encodes these proteins:
- the LOC100164288 gene encoding ankyrin repeat domain-containing protein 54 is translated as MRAGTSDRELEDMTSNDSGVESSTDNDDCAQPKFNKRLVSSAEMSLVPVRRMKNQDFPLSLCLNSLSEPPIVFARPMLNEIPGRTFKCLFELANPTFPGTLDRFQSCLTPIQEYTEMLMKMEKKDGSTQTRNNIGPCRVHSCRGYVRSNAFQSRDSHKLCRAANMNNTELLEQFLKNGVNPNCWDSRKRTPLHLAASKGYAEAVGLLLKYGANPNIKDALGNNPLHLAACTHHMDVVTLLLKGGTDVSSCDAQGRSPLHLAQSKLRLLTHCKSNVCTSVKQTVLQVIEMLLAYFDKKNSSDEAELLNAFQTRLQISDTGERVSTEIQDLLNNLSTLKLNK